From Calditrichota bacterium, a single genomic window includes:
- a CDS encoding glycosyltransferase family 2 protein: protein MSEKPTPFVSIIMPIRNEAAFIERSLGAVLAQDYPHDRMEVLVADGMSTDGTRAIVEQLAAQHPEIPVYVVDNPCQIVPTGFNAALAKARGDVIVRVDGHTIVAPDYVRECVAAIERSGADNVGGQMTAIGTTAFGQAVALATSSPFGVGGARFHYSNREEWVDTVYMGAWPRCVFEELGGFDPELVRNQDDEFNYRLRAHGGRILLSPRIRSQYFNRTSPRSLWRQYYQYGFYKVRVLQKHPRQMRLRQFVPPAFVAVVLGGAVLSPLNKRVGALWNLGLAAYVTANLIASWRIARQKGGEHFWRLPVVFLILHFSYGLGFLHGLVHFRKRWTGA, encoded by the coding sequence ATGTCCGAAAAACCGACTCCCTTCGTTTCCATCATCATGCCCATCCGCAACGAGGCGGCGTTCATCGAGCGCAGCCTGGGCGCGGTGCTCGCTCAGGATTATCCACACGATCGCATGGAAGTGTTGGTTGCGGACGGCATGTCAACCGATGGTACCCGTGCCATCGTCGAGCAGCTTGCCGCTCAACACCCGGAAATTCCTGTATATGTTGTTGACAACCCCTGCCAGATCGTTCCAACTGGCTTCAACGCAGCCCTGGCAAAGGCGCGTGGAGACGTCATCGTCCGGGTGGATGGGCACACGATTGTGGCTCCCGACTATGTGCGTGAATGTGTGGCCGCCATCGAACGATCGGGGGCGGACAACGTTGGTGGTCAGATGACCGCGATTGGCACTACCGCTTTCGGACAGGCAGTGGCACTGGCAACCAGTTCTCCATTTGGAGTAGGGGGAGCACGATTCCACTATTCCAATCGCGAAGAGTGGGTTGATACGGTCTACATGGGAGCCTGGCCGCGCTGTGTATTTGAGGAGCTTGGAGGCTTCGATCCAGAACTTGTGCGCAACCAAGACGACGAGTTCAATTATCGTCTCCGTGCTCATGGCGGACGTATCTTGCTCAGTCCGCGCATCAGATCGCAGTACTTCAATCGGACCTCTCCCCGCTCGCTGTGGCGGCAGTACTACCAATATGGTTTCTATAAGGTGCGCGTGTTGCAGAAGCACCCGCGTCAGATGCGCTTACGGCAGTTTGTGCCACCTGCCTTTGTGGCTGTGGTCCTGGGGGGAGCCGTGCTCTCACCATTGAACAAGAGAGTTGGAGCGTTGTGGAACCTGGGGCTAGCCGCATATGTGACAGCCAACCTGATCGCCAGCTGGCGTATCGCGCGCCAGAAGGGGGGTGAACACTTCTGGCGTTTGCCAGTCGTCTTCTTGATCCTGCATTTCAGCTACGGTCTAGGTTTCCTGCACGGACTCGTGCATTTTCGCAAGCGATGGACAGGGGCGTGA